The following are from one region of the Acomys russatus chromosome 32, mAcoRus1.1, whole genome shotgun sequence genome:
- the Cgas gene encoding cyclic GMP-AMP synthase — protein sequence MEDLRRRTSAPRAKKPAAKRATTAPGGNPDALPHAGSCGPRRGARSRPAELNGDLTEKPRAGATRVRPGRASVRTKDSQTSSPGAAEDVEPPVEQPAVREPADPEVPGVAKAPSHRRGGRSTAGQPRAPRVSGKEWDKKLKEVLDKLRLKRDEISVAAKTVNRVVDHLLRRMQKRESEFKGVEQLNTGSYYEHVKISAPNEFDVMFKLEVPRIHLQEYDDTGAFYFVKFKRIPRGNPLSHFLEGDILSATKMLSKFREIIKEVVKEITDTDVSVEEEKPGSPAVTLLIRNPEEISVDIILALESKGSWPICTKEGLPIQSWLGTKVRTQLRLQPFYLVPKNAKHGDGFQGQTWRLSFSHTEKFILKNHGSEKTCCESAGVKCCRKDCLKLTKYLLEQLKKEYEELEPFCSYHVKTAMFHMWTQEPQDSQWDSKNINSCFDNFLMFFVECLRTENLVHFFIPKFNLFSQELIDQNSKDFLLMKIEYERNNRFPIFDKF from the exons ATGGAAGATCTACGAAGAAGGACGTCGGCGCCCCGCGCTAAAAAGCCGGCTGCAAAGCGCGCCACGACCGCGCCTGGCGGGAACCCAGACGCCCTGCCCCACGCGGGAAGCTGCGGCCCGCGAAGGGGGGCGCGATCGCGGCCTGCGGAACTTAATGGGGACCTCACGGAAAAGCCAAGGGCCGGAGCAACCCGAGTGCGTCCGGGAAGGGCGTCTGTGCGCACCAAGGACTCGCAGACCTCCTCCCCGGGCGCGGCAGAAGACGTCGAGCCTCCGGTGGAGCAGCCCGCTGTGCGGGAGCCCGCGGACCCCGAGGTGCCTGGCGTGGCAAAGGCACCAAGCCACAGGAGGGGCGGGCGTTCCACCGCTGGGCAGCCCAGAGCGCCACGGGTGTCGGGGAAGGAGTGGGACAAGAAGCTAAAGGAGGTGCTGGACAAGTTGCGGTTGAAACGCGATGAGATCTCTGTGGCTGCTAAAACTGTGAATAGGGTCGTGGATCACCTGCTACGCAGAATGCAGAAGCGGGAGTCTGAGTTCAAAGGCGTGGAGCAGCTCAACACTGGCAGCTACTATGAGCATGTAAAG ATTTCTGCTCCTAATGAATTTGATGTTATGTTTAAGCTGGAAGTTCCCAGAATTCACCTGCAAGAATATGATGACACTggtgctttttattttgtgaagttCAAACGAATTCCGCGAGGAAATCCTCTGAGTCATTTTTTAGAAGGGGACATATTATCAGCTACCAAGATGCTGTCAAAGTTTAGGGAAATCATTAAAGAAGTCGTCAAAGAAATCACAG ATACAGATGTCAGTGTGGAGGAAGAAAAACCAGGAAGCCCTGCGGTAACCCTTCTTATCAGGAATCCCGAAGAAATATCTGTGGATATAATTCTGGCTTTGGAATCAAAAGGCAGCTGGCCTATTTGTACCAAAGAAGGACTACCCATCCAAAGCTGGCTTGGCACAAAAGTTAGGACCCAGCTAAGACTACAGCCGTTTTATCTTGTACCGAAGAATGCAAAACATGGCGATGGTTTTCAAG GACAGACCTGgcgcctctctttctctcacactgaAAAATTCATTTTGAAGAATCATGGGAGTGAGAAAACATGCTGTGAATCTGCTGGAGTGAAATGTTGCAG GAAAGACTGTTTAAAACTAACAAAATACCTTTTAGAGCAGTTgaaaaaagaatatgaagaacTAGAACCGTTCTGCTCGTATCATGTGAAAACCGCCATGTTCCACATGTGGACCCAGGAGCCACAGGACAGTCAGTGGGACTCCAAGAACATAAATTCCTGCTTTGATAATTTTTTGATGTTCTTTGTTGAGTGCCTCAGGACAGAGAATCTGGTCCATTTTTTTATTCCAAAGTTCAATCTGTTCTCTCAAGAATTAATTGACCAAAATAGTAAAGACTTTCTGTTAATGAAAATTGAATATGAAAGAAACAATAGATTTCCCATTTTTGACAAGTTTTAA